A stretch of the Coprobacillus cateniformis genome encodes the following:
- the mutY gene encoding A/G-specific adenine glycosylase, whose translation MQNNMQNNLINWYHQYHRQFPWRETENPYFIWISEIMLQQTTTEAVIPYFNRFLTTFPTITDLAIASLEDVYKLWEGLGYYRRAKHIHETAKIIVHQYNGIFPNTHKEILALKGIGPYTAGAICSIAYHMPTPAIDGNVLRIISRQYLLKDNIAETKTQKHITSIVAELLMGYDASAFNQGLMDLGATICRPLNPKCDQCPIQKTCLAYQNNQQKVLPINIKNIKHKELHYITGIITYQDQFLLFQNPPGLLENLYGFVQYECESPYRFQEEFENQYHLPLSIVSYIQDIKHVFTHRTWHMHIYHFVIDKPIKGLYTLDDIHNLPLSTAHLKVLKSFLKHMK comes from the coding sequence ATGCAAAATAATATGCAAAACAATTTAATTAACTGGTATCATCAATACCATCGACAATTCCCCTGGCGTGAAACTGAAAATCCTTATTTTATTTGGATTAGTGAAATCATGCTTCAACAAACAACGACTGAAGCTGTGATTCCTTATTTCAATCGCTTCTTAACGACTTTTCCTACCATTACTGATTTGGCAATAGCTTCACTAGAAGACGTTTATAAACTCTGGGAAGGATTAGGATATTATCGTCGCGCAAAACATATCCATGAAACTGCAAAAATCATTGTTCATCAATATAATGGGATATTTCCAAATACCCACAAAGAAATTCTTGCTTTAAAGGGAATCGGTCCATATACAGCTGGTGCTATTTGTTCAATTGCTTATCATATGCCTACTCCTGCCATTGATGGCAATGTTTTAAGAATTATATCGCGTCAATATTTACTAAAAGATAATATTGCTGAAACAAAGACACAAAAACATATTACCAGTATTGTTGCTGAGTTACTTATGGGATATGATGCTTCAGCTTTTAATCAAGGCTTAATGGATTTAGGAGCAACTATTTGTCGTCCATTGAATCCCAAATGTGATCAATGTCCAATTCAAAAAACTTGTTTGGCTTATCAAAACAATCAACAAAAAGTTTTACCAATCAATATAAAAAATATAAAACACAAAGAGCTTCACTATATTACTGGAATCATTACATACCAAGATCAATTTCTTTTGTTTCAAAATCCACCAGGTCTATTAGAAAATCTTTATGGTTTTGTACAATATGAATGTGAAAGTCCATATCGTTTTCAGGAAGAATTCGAAAATCAATATCATCTTCCTCTATCTATTGTGTCATATATTCAAGATATTAAACATGTCTTTACACATCGTACATGGCATATGCACATTTATCACTTTGTTATAGACAAACCAATAAAAGGTCTTTATACACTTGATGACATTCACAACTTACCATTATCAACAGCACATTTAAAAGTTTTAAAATCATTCCTTAAACATATGAAATAA
- the bilS gene encoding flavodoxin family protein BilS: protein MKSAIVYKSVGGNTKLLADIIAQQLHIKAQSLITSVDVEDVELVYVGFWTDKGECDEDVKRFLKGLHHQKIFLFGTAGFGGDKSYFQGILTRVQTYIDDTNEIVGTYMCQGKMPDSVKQRYLKMSLEKPHDEHIQQMIANFEEAVTHPDLQDLENLRSAILETVK from the coding sequence ATGAAAAGTGCAATTGTTTATAAGAGTGTAGGTGGAAATACAAAACTTTTGGCTGATATCATTGCTCAGCAACTTCATATCAAAGCTCAATCTTTAATAACTTCAGTTGATGTAGAAGATGTGGAACTTGTCTATGTTGGTTTTTGGACTGACAAAGGAGAGTGTGATGAAGATGTAAAAAGATTCTTAAAAGGCTTACATCATCAAAAAATATTTTTGTTTGGAACAGCAGGATTTGGTGGAGATAAAAGTTATTTTCAGGGAATTCTCACAAGAGTTCAAACTTATATAGATGATACAAATGAGATTGTAGGAACATATATGTGTCAGGGGAAAATGCCTGATAGTGTCAAACAAAGATACTTAAAAATGTCATTAGAAAAACCTCATGATGAACATATTCAACAAATGATTGCTAATTTTGAAGAAGCAGTAACACATCCAGATCTACAGGATTTAGAAAACCTCAGGAGTGCAATTTTAGAAACTGTCAAATAA
- a CDS encoding ATP-dependent Clp protease ATP-binding subunit: MNIEKWTAAMQEALQKAFQEVLSMSRQVVDIEDLLLALIEDTSGIFYRVLVKADVDIAGLINYLENKRQQKPVVEGVDESQLRISYDLNQLLTKAQTTMSQYKDEYLSVEHLIMALFATQSTLCQEIIQQFHLNKKSVEKIIEDMRGGNTVNSPHPENQYEVLTKYGRDLIQDVRDGKLDPVIGRDEEIRRVVQILSRKTKNNPILIGEPGVGKTAIVEGLAWRIFKNDVPTSLQNKTLYELDLGSLVAGAKFRGEFEERLKAVLNEIKKAEGNIILFIDEIHQLVGAGKTDGAMDAANLLKPMLARGELHCIGATTLDEYRLYIEKDAALERRFQKVTVDEPDTDDTIAILRGLKDSFESHHGVQITDSAIVGAVHMSQRYITDRFLPDKAIDLIDEACASVRMEIDSLPEELDVITREKNRLEMERISIEKEDKNEDNERRLDEIKSRIASLDEQMIGLSDKWKEEKKALDHIKELKDQKVRFEALKDKYETEGNLEEASKIKYETLPKINQEISDFQSQESEDALLQEKVSVDTISEVIARWTGIPMNKLMESEREKLLHLDEILRQRVIGQDEAIEKVSDAILRSRAGINDENRPIGSFLFLGPTGVGKTEVAKSLAEQLFDSEKNIVRIDMSEYMEKFSVSRLLGAPPGYVGYEEGGQLSEAVRRAPYSIVLLDEIEKAHPEVFNVLLQVLDDGRITDSKGNVVSFKNTIIIMTSNIGSQYLLQGNTEETRREVEMELKQHFKPEFLNRIDETVMFNSLDEKVVYQIIDKFVNQLSSRLADKKITIEISNEAKAEIAREGFDPTFGARPLKRFIQGHIETLIAKEMIKGTIQKGDHVAVEYSHGQFGLSKA, from the coding sequence ATGAATATAGAAAAATGGACAGCAGCAATGCAAGAAGCACTACAGAAGGCTTTTCAGGAAGTATTATCAATGTCTCGGCAAGTTGTAGATATTGAGGATCTTTTGTTAGCATTGATTGAAGACACTAGTGGTATATTTTATCGTGTTCTCGTTAAGGCTGATGTGGATATAGCAGGATTGATAAACTATTTGGAAAATAAACGTCAACAGAAACCTGTTGTAGAGGGTGTTGATGAAAGTCAACTTAGAATTTCTTATGATTTAAATCAATTGCTTACAAAAGCACAAACAACAATGTCACAATATAAAGATGAATATTTAAGCGTTGAACATTTGATTATGGCTTTGTTTGCAACACAAAGTACTTTGTGTCAGGAAATTATTCAACAATTTCATTTGAATAAAAAAAGTGTAGAAAAAATAATTGAAGATATGCGAGGAGGAAATACTGTGAATAGTCCTCATCCAGAAAATCAATATGAGGTTCTTACAAAATATGGTCGTGATTTGATTCAGGATGTACGAGATGGTAAATTAGATCCTGTTATTGGTCGTGATGAAGAAATCAGAAGAGTTGTGCAGATTTTATCACGTAAAACAAAGAATAATCCAATCTTAATTGGTGAACCAGGTGTTGGGAAAACAGCGATTGTTGAAGGCTTGGCCTGGCGTATATTTAAAAACGATGTGCCTACAAGTTTACAAAACAAAACACTTTATGAACTGGATTTAGGTTCGCTGGTTGCTGGTGCGAAGTTCCGTGGTGAATTTGAAGAAAGATTGAAAGCTGTTTTGAACGAAATCAAGAAGGCTGAAGGAAATATCATTCTTTTTATTGATGAAATTCATCAATTGGTGGGTGCAGGAAAAACTGATGGGGCTATGGATGCAGCTAATCTTTTAAAACCAATGTTAGCACGTGGAGAACTCCATTGTATTGGGGCTACAACTTTGGATGAATATCGATTATATATTGAAAAAGATGCAGCTTTAGAAAGACGTTTCCAAAAAGTGACTGTTGATGAACCTGATACAGATGATACAATTGCTATTTTACGTGGTTTGAAAGATAGTTTTGAATCACATCATGGTGTCCAAATTACAGATAGTGCAATTGTTGGAGCAGTTCATATGTCACAAAGATACATTACAGATCGTTTTTTACCAGATAAAGCAATTGACTTAATTGATGAGGCTTGCGCATCTGTGCGTATGGAAATTGATTCATTGCCAGAAGAACTTGATGTTATTACAAGAGAAAAGAATCGTCTTGAAATGGAGCGTATTTCTATTGAGAAAGAAGATAAGAATGAGGATAATGAAAGACGATTGGATGAAATTAAGAGTCGTATTGCTTCATTAGATGAGCAAATGATTGGCTTGAGTGATAAATGGAAAGAGGAAAAGAAGGCACTAGATCATATTAAAGAATTAAAGGATCAAAAAGTTCGTTTTGAAGCCTTAAAAGATAAGTATGAAACAGAGGGAAATCTTGAAGAAGCATCTAAGATTAAGTACGAAACGTTACCAAAAATCAATCAAGAAATTTCTGATTTTCAATCTCAGGAATCTGAAGATGCCTTATTACAGGAAAAAGTCAGTGTGGATACAATTAGTGAAGTGATTGCGAGATGGACTGGCATTCCAATGAATAAGTTAATGGAATCTGAAAGAGAGAAACTTTTACATCTTGATGAAATATTACGTCAACGAGTTATTGGTCAAGATGAAGCTATTGAGAAAGTAAGTGATGCTATTTTAAGATCACGTGCTGGAATCAATGATGAAAATCGTCCAATTGGTTCATTCTTATTCTTAGGACCAACTGGAGTAGGTAAAACAGAAGTCGCTAAAAGTCTGGCTGAACAGTTATTTGATAGTGAAAAGAATATTGTTCGTATTGATATGAGTGAGTATATGGAAAAATTCAGCGTTTCTCGTTTGCTTGGAGCACCACCTGGATATGTAGGCTATGAAGAAGGTGGACAATTAAGTGAAGCAGTGCGACGTGCTCCTTATAGCATTGTTTTATTGGATGAAATTGAGAAGGCACATCCGGAAGTCTTTAATGTTTTATTGCAGGTTTTAGATGATGGACGTATTACTGATTCAAAAGGAAATGTAGTAAGCTTTAAAAATACTATTATTATAATGACTTCAAATATTGGTTCTCAATATTTATTGCAAGGAAATACTGAAGAAACAAGACGTGAGGTAGAAATGGAATTAAAGCAACATTTTAAACCAGAATTCTTAAATCGTATTGATGAAACAGTTATGTTTAATTCATTAGACGAAAAGGTTGTCTATCAAATTATTGATAAATTTGTCAATCAGTTATCTTCAAGATTAGCAGATAAGAAAATCACAATTGAAATTAGCAATGAAGCAAAAGCTGAGATTGCAAGAGAAGGCTTTGATCCGACTTTTGGAGCAAGACCATTAAAACGTTTTATTCAAGGGCATATTGAAACTTTAATTGCTAAAGAAATGATTAAAGGAACAATTCAAAAAGGTGATCATGTTGCTGTGGAATATAGTCATGGTCAATTTGGATTAAGTAAGGCATAA
- a CDS encoding sporulation protein YqfD: MMKIGYDFCCIDAQYIYLLLRYAKNKKIKLLHLRLKDDMYTFYIPTYQRYTLRAFEQPVHYIKTIGLLKYVLFLSRQYLNILGVICFMASVIACSYFVFDIQIIGTMPQVNKQMITDLKKEHVDILSPLKSYERLNEILSNFKTIYKDKVEYINIYQVGSVFHVEYTKRKQDKKEKDDYQNLYAKKDGMIESFDVDSGLIKIKKNDYVKKGDLLVENTLISTQNETKIIPVKGHVYAYTFNQYEASVKNVNQDQGEVFYQLLLSIRAKLPTDAVIDKENVLQMTKTRSKITLKVHYTLLEDIAIKGEENEGNH; encoded by the coding sequence ATGATGAAAATAGGGTATGATTTTTGTTGTATAGATGCACAATATATTTATCTGCTGTTAAGGTATGCAAAAAACAAAAAAATTAAACTTTTACATTTGAGATTAAAAGATGATATGTATACTTTCTATATTCCTACATATCAAAGGTACACATTACGAGCATTTGAACAACCAGTACATTATATCAAAACAATTGGACTCTTAAAATATGTTCTCTTTTTGTCTCGTCAATATTTAAATATTTTAGGAGTTATATGTTTTATGGCATCTGTGATTGCGTGTTCTTATTTTGTTTTTGATATTCAAATTATTGGAACAATGCCCCAAGTCAACAAACAAATGATTACGGATTTAAAGAAGGAACATGTTGATATATTATCTCCTTTAAAGAGTTATGAAAGATTAAATGAAATTCTTTCTAATTTTAAAACCATTTACAAGGATAAGGTTGAATATATTAACATTTATCAGGTAGGGAGCGTATTTCATGTTGAATATACAAAACGTAAACAGGATAAGAAAGAAAAAGATGACTATCAGAATTTGTATGCCAAAAAAGATGGTATGATTGAATCTTTTGATGTAGATAGCGGACTAATTAAAATAAAGAAGAATGATTATGTTAAAAAGGGTGATTTACTTGTTGAAAACACTTTAATATCTACCCAGAATGAAACAAAGATTATTCCAGTTAAAGGTCATGTATATGCGTACACATTTAATCAATATGAAGCAAGTGTAAAGAATGTAAATCAGGATCAAGGGGAAGTTTTTTATCAATTATTATTGTCTATTCGAGCAAAACTACCAACCGATGCAGTGATTGATAAAGAAAATGTTTTACAAATGACAAAGACTCGTAGTAAAATAACATTAAAAGTACACTATACCTTATTAGAAGATATAGCCATTAAAGGAGAAGAGAATGAAGGAAATCATTAA
- the deoC gene encoding deoxyribose-phosphate aldolase, translating into MNYNKFIDHTALKADTQKAVITKLCQEAKDYDFASVCVNPTWVSYCADYLQDSNVKVCTVIGFPLGANTPEVKAFEAKNAIEHGADEVDMVINIGALKDGHTELVYNDIKAVVDASDGKCVKVIIETCLLTDQEKVTVCELAKKAGATFVKTSTGFSTGGATPHDVALMKKTVGDSCEVKASGGVRNFEDMMAVIEAGATRIGTSAGVQLMNNEESHQDY; encoded by the coding sequence ATGAACTACAACAAATTTATTGATCATACTGCATTAAAAGCAGATACACAGAAAGCAGTGATTACAAAGTTATGTCAAGAAGCTAAAGATTACGATTTTGCATCAGTTTGTGTCAATCCAACTTGGGTTAGTTATTGTGCTGATTATTTACAGGATTCTAATGTAAAAGTTTGTACTGTTATTGGGTTTCCATTAGGTGCTAACACCCCTGAAGTTAAAGCTTTTGAAGCAAAAAATGCAATTGAACATGGGGCTGATGAAGTAGATATGGTTATTAATATTGGTGCACTAAAAGATGGTCATACGGAACTTGTTTACAATGATATTAAAGCTGTTGTTGATGCGAGTGATGGAAAATGTGTAAAAGTTATTATTGAAACATGTTTATTAACAGATCAAGAAAAAGTCACTGTTTGTGAACTTGCTAAAAAAGCAGGAGCAACTTTTGTCAAAACGTCAACTGGATTTAGTACAGGGGGTGCTACACCTCATGATGTTGCTTTAATGAAAAAAACAGTTGGTGATAGTTGTGAAGTGAAAGCGAGCGGAGGTGTTCGTAATTTTGAAGATATGATGGCAGTTATTGAAGCTGGTGCGACAAGAATTGGGACGTCTGCTGGTGTTCAATTGATGAACAATGAAGAAAGTCATCAAGATTATTAA
- a CDS encoding PhoH family protein has protein sequence MKEIIKLDSYTIDEVKRFIGHQEENIKILEDTFQTEMIVRGDEIVLNDEDDKRKQIKEVLDALLKLVKQGKTISKRDVMYTLKLSETHNLKAIDELYQIKIARTMSGKLIYPKTLGQKEYYYALKNNDVVFGIGPAGTGKTYLAVIFAVQALKNNEVQKIVLTRPAVEAGENLGFLPGDLKEKVDPYLRPLYDALYDMLGQEQTERLIDKGTIEIAPLAYMRGRTLEDAYVILDEAQNTTDAQMKMFLTRLGFNSKMIITGDITQIDLPRGTMSGLRRALHILKNVSGIRFIYLSALDVVRHPVVQRIIERYENDNETQDD, from the coding sequence ATGAAGGAAATCATTAAACTAGATTCTTATACAATAGATGAAGTCAAAAGATTCATTGGTCATCAAGAAGAAAATATAAAGATACTAGAAGATACTTTTCAAACAGAAATGATTGTTCGTGGTGATGAAATTGTCTTGAATGATGAGGATGACAAAAGAAAGCAAATTAAAGAAGTGTTAGATGCTTTATTGAAACTTGTAAAACAAGGGAAAACAATTAGCAAGAGAGATGTCATGTATACTCTTAAATTATCTGAAACACATAATTTAAAGGCGATAGATGAACTTTATCAGATTAAAATTGCGAGAACAATGAGTGGTAAACTTATTTATCCTAAAACATTAGGGCAAAAAGAATATTATTACGCATTGAAGAATAATGATGTGGTTTTTGGAATAGGACCAGCTGGAACAGGAAAAACATATTTAGCTGTTATATTCGCTGTTCAGGCGTTAAAAAATAACGAAGTTCAAAAGATAGTTTTGACAAGACCAGCAGTTGAGGCAGGGGAAAACCTGGGGTTTTTACCAGGCGATCTGAAGGAAAAAGTAGATCCTTATTTAAGGCCACTTTATGATGCTTTATATGATATGTTGGGCCAAGAGCAAACTGAACGCCTTATTGATAAGGGGACAATTGAGATTGCTCCACTCGCTTATATGCGTGGGCGTACATTAGAAGATGCCTATGTGATATTAGATGAAGCACAAAATACAACTGATGCGCAAATGAAAATGTTTTTAACGCGTTTAGGGTTTAATTCAAAGATGATTATTACAGGTGATATTACTCAAATTGATTTACCACGAGGAACAATGAGCGGATTAAGACGTGCTTTGCATATCTTGAAGAATGTATCAGGAATTAGATTTATTTATTTAAGTGCACTAGATGTTGTAAGGCATCCAGTTGTTCAACGTATCATTGAACGTTATGAAAATGATAATGAGACTCAAGACGATTAA
- a CDS encoding UDP-N-acetylmuramoyl-L-alanyl-D-glutamate--2,6-diaminopimelate ligase, which yields MKRINELFDVEEEFKVVSIHSDSRYVGKDSIFFCVDGLSVDGHKYIEDAVFQGAKCIVYSKPLAYKHRGVLYIKVNNVLDELNRVADVFYDHPSYKMTMIGVTGSSGKTVVALMIKEVLSHYLKMGYIGTNNIEYAGVIEQCPYTTPETIFMQRHLNDMVKRDVKGVTLEVSSHGLALKRVDGVHFDIAIFTNVYEEHLDFHGTMEHLMASKAKLFTLIDEKGYAILNTDEVRFYNLVKDSIRCHLLTYGIEHKAHVMARNIQLFIDHSEFDLQIHDDLRHVSVPVLGRFNISNVLAVITSMLALEMPMDQVLESIGYIRGVDGRMELLEHPYPFTVIVDYCQHAKSFEKVFQFAKSVQTNGRIIAVFGAPGKKNYNKREKIGKLANQYCNQVILTAEDNRDEDIHDICLDIQEYLEKPVSVIIEDRRIAIEQAIEIANHGDIILILGKGHEQFMASSIGNEPYPGDKYVALEAIDKIFKGEDENELQQIY from the coding sequence GTGAAAAGAATAAATGAGTTGTTTGATGTTGAAGAAGAGTTTAAAGTTGTTTCTATACATAGTGATTCGCGCTATGTTGGAAAGGATTCAATTTTCTTTTGTGTAGATGGATTGAGTGTAGATGGGCATAAATATATTGAAGATGCAGTTTTTCAAGGAGCTAAATGTATTGTCTATTCAAAACCATTAGCTTATAAACATCGTGGTGTTTTGTATATTAAAGTCAATAATGTGTTGGATGAGTTGAATCGTGTTGCTGATGTTTTTTATGATCATCCTAGCTATAAGATGACAATGATTGGTGTGACTGGTTCAAGTGGAAAAACAGTTGTTGCTTTAATGATTAAAGAGGTTTTATCTCATTATTTAAAGATGGGATATATTGGTACAAATAATATTGAATATGCTGGTGTTATTGAACAATGTCCTTATACAACACCAGAAACAATCTTTATGCAACGTCATTTAAATGATATGGTGAAAAGAGATGTAAAGGGCGTGACATTGGAAGTCTCTAGTCATGGATTGGCGTTGAAACGTGTTGATGGTGTTCATTTTGATATCGCTATTTTTACAAATGTTTATGAAGAACACCTCGATTTTCATGGAACAATGGAACATTTGATGGCTTCTAAAGCCAAATTGTTTACCTTGATTGATGAAAAAGGTTATGCAATTTTGAATACTGATGAGGTGCGGTTTTACAATCTTGTGAAAGATTCTATACGTTGTCATCTTTTGACCTATGGAATTGAACATAAAGCTCATGTTATGGCAAGGAATATCCAATTATTTATTGATCATAGTGAATTTGATTTACAGATTCATGATGATCTCAGACATGTTTCTGTGCCAGTTCTAGGGCGTTTTAATATTTCTAATGTATTAGCTGTTATCACATCTATGTTAGCGTTAGAAATGCCAATGGATCAAGTCCTTGAGTCTATTGGTTATATTCGAGGGGTAGATGGTCGTATGGAACTTTTAGAGCATCCATATCCATTTACAGTGATTGTTGATTACTGTCAGCATGCTAAAAGTTTTGAAAAAGTATTTCAATTTGCAAAAAGTGTCCAGACAAATGGTCGTATTATTGCTGTTTTTGGAGCTCCTGGTAAAAAGAATTATAACAAACGAGAAAAAATTGGCAAACTCGCCAATCAATATTGTAATCAGGTGATCTTAACAGCCGAAGATAATCGTGATGAAGATATTCATGATATCTGTTTAGATATTCAAGAATATCTTGAAAAACCAGTCAGTGTCATTATAGAAGATAGGCGGATTGCTATAGAACAGGCTATTGAAATTGCAAATCATGGCGATATCATATTAATCTTGGGAAAGGGGCATGAACAATTTATGGCATCATCAATTGGTAATGAACCTTATCCTGGTGATAAATATGTAGCATTAGAAGCAATAGATAAAATATTTAAAGGAGAAGATGAAAATGAACTACAACAAATTTATTGA
- a CDS encoding RsmE family RNA methyltransferase gives MQRYFIDEKCLKDEEIRIDAYNHKHMQRVMRYHNGDQVICILPSAKTYIYEIIDIETGLLKRVEELHENHELDVNVTLIYGLPKSDKFEWVLQKATELGVKRIVPFLSKRSIIKTDAKTFSKKEERYQRILKEASEQSYRQMIPELTQLITIKDLSQYLSDINLVAYEEASKRGEECCFASALKQNYQTLTIIVGPEGGFDQSEIEQMKALGIQECSLGKRILRSETAPLYMLSVIGYSRELMR, from the coding sequence ATGCAAAGATACTTTATTGATGAAAAATGTCTAAAAGATGAAGAGATTCGAATTGATGCTTATAACCATAAACATATGCAAAGAGTTATGCGTTATCATAATGGTGATCAAGTGATTTGTATTTTGCCATCCGCTAAGACTTATATATATGAAATTATAGATATTGAAACAGGATTACTAAAACGCGTTGAAGAACTTCATGAAAATCATGAGTTAGATGTGAATGTGACTTTGATTTATGGCTTGCCAAAGAGTGATAAATTTGAATGGGTTTTACAAAAAGCAACAGAGTTAGGTGTTAAGAGAATTGTTCCATTTTTGTCAAAACGTAGTATTATTAAAACCGATGCTAAAACTTTTTCGAAAAAAGAAGAACGTTATCAACGCATTTTAAAAGAAGCGAGTGAGCAGTCTTATCGTCAAATGATACCAGAGTTAACTCAGTTAATAACAATCAAAGATTTATCTCAATATCTATCAGATATTAATTTAGTGGCTTATGAGGAAGCAAGTAAGCGTGGCGAAGAATGTTGTTTTGCTTCAGCATTAAAACAGAATTATCAAACACTAACAATTATTGTGGGACCAGAAGGTGGTTTTGATCAATCTGAAATTGAGCAAATGAAAGCTTTAGGTATTCAGGAATGTTCGTTAGGAAAAAGGATTTTAAGAAGTGAAACTGCACCGCTTTATATGTTGAGTGTGATTGGGTATAGTAGGGAGTTGATGAGATAG
- the mtaB gene encoding tRNA (N(6)-L-threonylcarbamoyladenosine(37)-C(2))-methylthiotransferase MtaB has product MKTVAFLTLGCKVNTYESEAMLKLFHQAGYEAVDFKDKADVYVINTCTVTNTGDSKSRQMIRKAIRQNEKAIVCVVGCYSQVASEEVVSIEGVGVVLGTQFRNQIVDFVNEYKTTQKPVIKVSDVMKLSRFEDLDIDEFTRNTRAFLKIQDGCNNFCTYCIIPYARGQIRSRRPESVLKQAQSLVDHGFVEIVLTGIHTAGYGQDFENYSFYDLLVDLTTKIKGLKRLRISSIEMSQITQEIIDLIAMSPIIVDHLHIPIQSGCDATLKRMNRHYTTAEFSDKLRDLKEKLPSLSVTTDVIVGFPGETEEEFQQTYQWIEKMHFNQLHVFPYSIRKGTPAARMKDQIDGHVKHDRVKSLMDLSQRLQSEFASYQIGKTLEVLIEERHGDRMVGHASNYLKVHIDLPDSSIGHIYRVKILSQNGTELIGCVESEKNK; this is encoded by the coding sequence ATGAAAACAGTAGCATTTTTAACTTTGGGATGTAAAGTCAATACTTATGAATCTGAAGCGATGTTAAAATTATTTCATCAAGCTGGATACGAAGCTGTTGATTTTAAAGATAAAGCAGATGTGTATGTTATTAACACATGCACTGTGACAAATACAGGAGACTCTAAATCACGTCAAATGATTAGAAAGGCTATCCGTCAAAATGAAAAAGCAATTGTTTGTGTTGTTGGATGTTATAGTCAGGTGGCGAGTGAAGAAGTTGTATCTATAGAAGGGGTAGGGGTTGTCTTAGGAACACAATTTAGAAATCAGATTGTAGATTTTGTTAATGAATATAAGACAACACAAAAGCCAGTAATTAAAGTCTCAGATGTGATGAAACTATCGCGTTTTGAAGATTTAGATATAGATGAGTTTACAAGGAATACACGTGCATTTTTAAAAATACAGGATGGATGTAATAATTTTTGTACGTATTGTATTATTCCTTATGCAAGGGGACAGATTCGTTCAAGAAGACCAGAAAGTGTTTTGAAACAAGCACAATCATTGGTTGATCATGGATTTGTTGAGATTGTATTGACAGGAATTCATACAGCTGGATATGGACAAGATTTTGAAAATTATTCGTTTTATGATTTATTAGTAGATTTAACAACGAAAATTAAGGGACTTAAACGTTTGCGTATTTCATCTATTGAAATGAGTCAGATTACGCAGGAAATTATTGATTTAATTGCGATGTCACCTATTATTGTTGATCATCTGCATATTCCCATTCAGTCTGGTTGTGATGCAACATTAAAGCGTATGAATCGCCATTATACAACTGCTGAATTTAGTGATAAATTAAGAGATTTAAAAGAAAAATTGCCATCTCTTTCAGTAACAACAGACGTTATTGTGGGATTCCCTGGAGAAACTGAGGAAGAATTTCAGCAGACTTACCAATGGATTGAAAAAATGCATTTTAATCAACTTCATGTATTTCCTTATTCAATAAGAAAAGGAACGCCTGCTGCTCGTATGAAAGATCAGATTGATGGTCATGTCAAACATGATAGGGTAAAAAGCTTAATGGACTTATCACAAAGACTGCAAAGTGAATTTGCATCTTACCAGATTGGAAAGACATTAGAAGTTTTAATTGAAGAAAGGCATGGGGACAGAATGGTTGGTCATGCTTCAAATTATTTGAAGGTGCATATTGATTTACCTGATTCATCTATTGGGCATATTTATCGTGTGAAGATTTTATCTCAAAATGGAACTGAATTGATTGGATGTGTTGAGAGTGAAAAGAATAAATGA
- the rpsU gene encoding 30S ribosomal protein S21, with product MAKTVVRDNESLDDALRRFKRQVSRTGTLQEARKREFYVKPGLKRKMKSEAARKNKGKQR from the coding sequence ATGGCAAAAACTGTAGTAAGAGATAATGAGTCTTTAGATGATGCATTACGTCGTTTCAAAAGACAAGTTTCAAGAACAGGAACCCTGCAAGAAGCTCGTAAAAGAGAATTCTATGTTAAGCCTGGTTTAAAACGTAAAATGAAATCAGAAGCTGCTAGAAAAAATAAAGGTAAACAAAGATAA
- a CDS encoding YabP/YqfC family sporulation protein, translating into MLLIDKNQLFVKDYKEILMMDQNLFKIQMDQYCLCVRGEKLEIYYYDQNEIRLNGHVKVIEYDENRV; encoded by the coding sequence ATGCTTCTTATAGATAAAAATCAATTATTTGTGAAAGATTATAAAGAAATACTGATGATGGACCAAAATCTCTTTAAGATACAAATGGATCAATATTGTTTGTGTGTGAGAGGAGAAAAATTGGAAATATATTATTATGACCAAAATGAAATACGTTTAAATGGTCATGTGAAAGTGATTGAATATGATGAAAATAGGGTATGA